A window of Gossypium raimondii isolate GPD5lz chromosome 7, ASM2569854v1, whole genome shotgun sequence genomic DNA:
AGTAACTCTTGTGAATGCAGGAATATACTTAAGAGTTTGACACTAGCTTATGGACAGATGATACTAAAGACCGGTTTCTTCCATGCAGATCCCCATCCCGGAAATATACTGATCTGTAAAGGTTCAGAGGTGAGTTGtctgtcttttttcttttaaatttttaagttctATTATAAGCTTCTTTCTGTAGAATTGCAAAGATGAAATAGAATTGAGAGATGAAGAATTTCAAAGAGAAAAACTCTGTAATTTTTCTTATTCCATAAACATGAAACTGCTAGAATTCAAgggagaaaaatgaaaacaagtTTGCCACTGTTTCCTCCTTAATTATAATAATCAAATCCCTCTAAATGCGCAACCTTCATACCttggaaatattttaatgatccTAGGTCTTTGATCTCAAACTCCTTAGCAAGTACTTCTTTTAGGTAGTTGATTTCTTTAGTATAATCCCGAGCAAcaataatatcatcaacataaacaatGAAATAGCAACTTTCCCATTAGGAGAGAAATTTGTGGATAAGGTATGATCAGCTTGACCTTGGGAATACCCCATAATTGTTAATTTCATTTGTGAACTTGTCAAACAATgctctaagagattgcttgaaACTGTAGAGAGACTTTCTAAGCTTACAGACTTTGGTTGCATTGCCTCCTGTATCAAAGCCCGATAGGATTTCCATATTCACTTCTTCCAATTCATcattgagaaaaaaaacattttttacaTCTAACCAATGAAGAGGCCAGTCTAGATTGGTTGCTAGAGATAGCAAAACCGAAATAATATTAAAGCTTTGTTTAGCATTGCATTTCAAACTTGCTTTTCAAGCCAAATCAGCTTTTCAACTCATAAGCAATGCTAATTGCTAAACGACTAACTTTTACCTTCAAACTAGCTTTTCGAGCCAAACCAAAAAGCTAGAAAATCCAGGTTTTGGCTTTTGCAAAAGCCCATTGGTGAGAAATTATTAATCCACTCTTCTCATTTATGAtgtatattcaaattaaatgctacaaaaaatttatattaattggaAAAACCAAGGAAATAATACGAGGAAGTCAACGGCAATAATTGGAAAGACCACCTCTAGGGGGTGTGCTTCATGTGCTGGCATGCGGATGAATGTGAAAATCCTTTTGGCGGCGTGTGAGACTGAACCGCAAAGAGAGAGGCTGCTGAACTTTTGAGTTTTGCCAAAAATAAGGCTAAGGATCTCTTATAGGTGGCAGTGAGAATAAAAGTACGGGCTAAGTGTGCAAgtaccaaaattttgaattctagcGTTTAATAGAGtcttaaaaaaaatcgaaattgGACCTCTAAATCTGGAATTATAGCACTAATACCATGAATAAACCTGAGTATTTTCAAGAGagttcaaaatttagaaaaaggtTTAGAGATAAAACTGATTCTTACTCTTGAATTGAGGTGGAAAAATACATTTACAGGCAATCTAGGCCTATCTAAGGAAACTAGTAAGCTGTACATAATTCAAAAGTCCCTAATAATCAGTAATTACTAAGATCATGCTATTTGGTCAAGCTAGGCTGTTAGGAATCTATCTGCCTAAGCTGTCAGTGTTGTTAGTAAGCTATCAACATTTTCGCTTTCAATTTATGACTTAGCAATTGTTCCTACATTGGGGCCTTAACTAGGCAACTGTTTACACATTAGGGCTTGAACTTTATTTTAACTAACTTGGACAAAAGAAGTTTAAGCCCCAGTGTGGGAACCATTGCCAAGTTTAGggtttaacttgaataaaaaaagttcaGGCACCAATATGAGAAAAGTTGCCAAGTTCTGGGCCTAACTCAGGTAAAAATAGTTCAGACTCCAATGTGGAAAAAGTTGCTAAGATCAAGCCTTAAAAAGTGatttaaccctcaaaattttcttattccATAAACATGAAGCTGCTAGAATTCATAGGACAAAATGACATGTTTGTCACTAGTTCCTTCTTAATTCTAGTAATAATCAAATCCCTCATATTGagatataatcaaattaaatctctaaaaaaaagagaagaaaaattctTGGGAAAACCttcctattttctttattcGAACAAGGAAACTAGGGAAACTAATCCTTAAAAATCGTAGGGATTAACTTTGGATTTCTACATTTTCCAATTCTTATTCATTTATAATCTTCCATATAGCATACTTCTGATTGAATTGAGCATTGTTAGTTGTAACTTTCAAACTCTCCATGCTGATTGTGCGactatttcatttttctttttctgcttAAGTCAGGTTGCCTTGCTAGACTACGGGCAAGTGAAGGATCTACCAGACCAGTTGAGGCTTGGATTTGCTGATTTGGTTCTTGCCATGGCTGATAGTAATCCTGTAAAAGCAACAGAAAGCTATAGGTGTTTCTATGCTTTTAGTAACCTTTCAATACAAATTTCAGTTGGTTGACCAGACAAAAACAGAACTTAATTCCGGGTTGTGTCATTTCTGTTGCATAGAATAAGAATAATAGGCAACTTGCAGGATGGTCAACATGAATCTATGAATAACTTTAATAGCTGTTGGTTTGACGTTGTTATCCTTAACTTTTTCAATATCTAATTggtttcaattttcttatatttgcTTTTAGGGAACTTGGGATAGATACTGTAAGCAACTGTAAGAATGAACAGCAGGAACTGCTTCGGTTGGCACAGACGATGTTCGATACAAAACTCCCCCCAGGAGTGGTAATGCTGCAACCATTCTCAGAAGATGCTTCCATAAAAAAAATCGGTGTACAGGTAAGGGAAGCTGATCATTGTTCTTTCTTACTGTTTGATGATATTCAGAGTACCCATTCTTACAAGATTTGTCCCTTCATTTAGCATTTAATGTTTATTTGTTCGCCTTTGGCTTAATGGTAAGGTTGAATTCCTGGAAACTTTGAGATTCTAGATTTGGGTCCCACCCTATGTAAACCATGTGTGGCTTTTCAGTCTAGATTTTTTCTGGTTTATGTTCCACCATGTGTGAGCTCTGTCCTAATTGATTTTGGACTAGGTCTGGATATATTCCGATCATCAGTCAGGTTGTGCTTTCTAATGTTGCTTTTGGTTGTAGTTCTTCAGATGTATTgattataattgtaattgtGCTTATAATTGTGCATGTAAcctcttcaaaaaaaaaaaattttcgatTTGTTTCTTGTGATTATACTGAATTCTTTTTTCTTGGTTATGCCAGTCTTTTCCAGAGGAATTGTTTTCTGTTCTTCGTACGGTACATCTTCTAAGAGGACTTAGTGTTGGTCTCGGAATCAACTACTCATGTGCGGAGCAATGGAGGCCCATTGCGGAAGAGGCTTTGTACAATGCTGGAAGGTTAAAAGGTATCCTTTTTGAACTATAAGCTAAAACTAGTGTCACATTTGTACCGATGGCGTCTTATCAATGGGCCAAAGGTCCTTTTCGGAACTACATTTTCGTCAAGAAACATCTTTCCACTTTTTTCCCAGTCAGATTAGTGATTCATCCAGCCTTTTGATTCATTACTCGTGCTCTATCTATATTTTGAGCAAATGTGACATTTTAATGACTTCAAGTGCAGTATTAAGTGTGTAAATTTCCAACCAACAAAAAAACTTACCTATAATCCTTGGATTTGCATATTGAATTGTCTTCCATGTAATTTTCAAGTTCGGGTTGGTCTTATTTCAGGTGCGAACCGGACTAAAGTAAGTAACCTGGGCAGATTTTTCCGGAGATATTAATTAGCTTGAAGAACAAGGTAGGCTTATCAGTCCATAACACATTGCTGTATACATTCATTTGGCCTGTTCATTTGTGATTTAATACAAGCTTCTTTGTGTTTAAATGctattcagaaaaaaaaaaaaaagaagaggctTTAACATACAACAATTACTGTTAATATTTAACTGAGAAATCTACCAAACAGTGGAGAATCAGAAAATTAGGGCAGCTGGTGGTTACATTCTTGCGACAGAAGCATCGAAAAAGATGAAACTTGGCAATTAAGCATGGTTTAGAATgtaaaaaaggaaagagaaaatacTAAAGAGCAAtagtttttagtgattttaagGACTCTTATTTGCATTTAGAGGTTTGTAGTATCCAAATCAATTCATAGAAATTAGTTAAAATGATAGAAACAAAAGGATTCAAGAGTTTGCTATTTAATGATGTGCTTCTGCTATTTAAAGATGTGCTTTTACTTTATGCATGGCAAAATGAAGTTCAACTTTAGCTTATGgctgaatttattttataatccatGTTAGTTTTATGATTCATGTTTGAGGAATAAATGATCGAATGTTTTGAGAAATCAACCGGAATCAAAATGCAAAGGAATTTTGAcccattttaataataataaagttaattgaaatgaaatccAAATGTAAAAGAATTTGACCTCCTTtctcattttaataataataaatgtaattaattaaatttaataataaaaatcggAATCAAATTGCAAAGtaattttgttcttattttaataataataaaaccatttatttaaatttaataataaaaacttggCCGATTTAATAATAAgaagaataattttgatttcatttcttattttaataataaaaatagaataaaacctTCGCCATTTCACTTAACCTCGTGATTACTTTTTATTGGTACTTCAATTTTAATTCTATCACATTTGGGTACATTTAcaataatacaattaaaatgtgATTATATAACACTAATAATCAATGACACGATGACACGTGGTGGCATCTCATTATAATATATGATGAAAATTAAtagaactaaaaaaaaactaagattcttaatatatttttaattttttataaagtattatgttttatattattattttgaaattaaaatatataaatttataaaaagtcataaatattattttacaccTAAAATGAACGTGAATAAATGGTtgtgtttttaataattatatatattttaatttcaaaacaataataatataaaaactttggttatttttttagtaaCTATATATTGTTAATGAGTTTTTAACTTCACAAGCAAGGTTTAGTATATGACACAtgtcattttaattcatttttatttttaatggtaaacTACACTAACAGTCAATCTAAAATAAgggttataattattttaatttattttttaatttaatcactctaattaaaataatccttCGAATTAGTCATTGCCGTTAAAAGTTCTGTTAATTGACGTGACACATTAGACCAATTGAGTGGTAGACATGTGGCATATTTTCTGACTTTAACAAAAACTTAGGGACCTCTGTATAATTAGTCCAATTTCTTCtataattttgttgtttctCTTCTCTCTGTTCAGCACCCTCTCTTCTTTAatcaatcattttttatttcaaatggtAGATAAATCGAACAAAgcattacaaaatgaaaaaaaggaggAGGACAATGTGCATTTGAGCTCTGCTGGTATGAAGGATAAATCGAAGGTTTTGGTTCTAGAAAATCGGGCAAGCTAAGTGAAGAAGGTGGAGGAAATGGCGAATATTGAAGAGAAGGTTAAAGAATCGATAGCTATAAAATAAAGTAAGGCTGAAGAGATTAACCTATTTGGATGGGTAATGTgttgcggttagtgtaaaaatagttGTGATGGTGAGATTAAATATTATAGTGATATTGTAGcatgagaaagaaaaaactaaacGCACGTGCAtccaaagaaaatgaagagttgtCAAAAGCTTTTGTCACTGGTTGTTTGGAGTAAGAGAAGAGGTTGGCAAGCTCTATGAAAGAGTATCTTAATTAAAGTCGCTAAAATGAGGAAAAAATTTAGAGAGACTAAAATAGGATAAACTGTATTTTGAAGTGATATGGATGTAGTTTATTCTCtttctaatattttcttgtgATGGTATTTAATCATTGTTTGTTGAAgtttttaactttgttgacaATGCActgaataatttttattatatatattttaatttcaaaataatattaatttattaagtgCTTTCTATTTTAAGATTCATGTTTAATGTTCGTGGTTGTCAAGGTTCgaacttaattataataaaaagtaatttctttttccaaatgaatgaaagaataatatgTTTTGATGGAAAACCATAGGGACTAAAACCATAATTGAACCAATTATAACTTATCCATttattggataaatttttaaacaaacgTTATCCATTTCCCTCCATCTCACGACGCTCTTCCTTGGCCAAATCCGAAAGATGCAAATACTTCAAACCCCTATTTTCTTCTCATTCTCTAAACCCTTAAACCCTTCATCACCAAAACCCTCTTCTTTTAATCTCCCAAATCCCCGTTCCTtccctttcttcttcaaaacccatttcCCCAAACTTCCATTTACCCCAAAATCCTTCAGCTCCGACGAATTCCCCGTCGACGAGACCTTCCTCGAGAACTTCGGTCCCAAAGACAAAGAAACCGAGGACGAAGCCCGTCGCCGGAACTGGATTGAACGAGGATGGGCACCATGGGAAGAAATCCTAACCCCAGAAGCTGATTTCGCTAGAAAGTCACTCAATGAAGGTGAAGAGGTCCCTCTCCAAACCCCTGAAGCTATCGAGGCTTTTAAGATGTTGAAACCTTCTTATAGGCTTAAGAAGATGAAAGAAATGGGGATTTCTGAGGATGAATGGTATCGAAAACAGTTTGAGATTAAAGGGGATATTCCTGATCCTTTGGAGACGTTGTGGACGGGACCATTGGCGTTAAGACTCGTGCCGCCACGTGATTGGCCGCCTAGGGGATGGGAAGTGGATAGAGAAGAGCTGGAGTTTATAAGGGAAGCGCATAAATTGGAAGCTGTGAGAGTGGATTTGGAGAAAGTGGAGAAGGAGGTTATAACTGGTGAAGCAGATATGGAGTTGGATAGatataaagtgtttttgaagcAATATAAAGAATGGGTCGATGCTAATAAAGATAGATTGGAAGAGGAGTCTTACAAGGTTTGCAATCTTTTAAACgacttaacttttttttcctttctttttggttttgggtGGATTGGGtgttttttgtttaaaactttTGGCAATTTTGATTAATCCATTTGAAGTGGGGTTACAATGAATTTTACGGTTAAAGTATTTCATTGAACAGGcatttaagtgaaattaataTTCTAAATCTTAATATTTTGTTGGCATTTGATGCTCTTAACTTTGTGAGATCAATAATGAACTGATATAATGAATTCTAGCTTATCAGGGAAGAGAAAAATGGGCTAAAAGCATCATTGAGTCCCTTGTACTAAgagtcggattgcattttgccccatccacttaaaataatatcaaattagtccttgtacattagattaaagagcaaactagttgttctgttaaaaattctatctatttctactattaaaattagtccctatatgtCTAAATGAGATACACATAGCATGCCTAGTGAAATTGTTTGGTTATTTCGTTAGTAATGTCAGTTTTTAGCAATAGAactggatgaaatttttaacagaaaggattagtttgctctttgatctgaAGTAAAAAggctaatttactcattttttgagCAAAAGGGGCAAAATAAAATCTGACTCCTAGAATAGAGGTCtcatggtacttttactgaaaaatgggttttcTTATAGGTTGATATGCTAACAAGTTTCTGTGCTGGGTTTATATATTGGGTTTATATTTCTCTCTATATATTGTTAAGCCCTTATATGCTAGTTTGGTTCCTGTTTGTTGATGCAGTATGACCAAGATTACTATCCTGGTAGGAGAAAAAGAGGGAAGGACTACAAAGAGGAAATGGTAATTGAATTgcccatttttttttccaagttgTTCTAAACTATATATAAAGCTATTGATGATGCAtcatttattgtattttgacaGTTGGAGCTTCCGTTTTATTATCCAGGACAAGTAAGTTTCCAAACTCGTTGTTTCTTATGGAAAATGCTTTTCGAGTTTAAGGATCACATAAGAAAGAACTGATCTTTGATGAATAATTTCTTGATAGATTTGTGAAGGTAAAGTGACTACCTTACACCTATATCAAGGAGCATTTGTCGACATAGGTGGTGTACATGAAGGGTAATTGTCATCACTTGATCTAATGTTGTTAGTAATTTCACCAGATTCTAAGTTTTGATCTTTTACCTTAAATCACTTTTGCTATAAACTTTCTTACTGTGTCTATCTTAAAGACCTTTATCTAACCAAGATCacaattaccaaaataaatctCTTCTAAAGGCTAGAGCTCCCTATTCATTCACCATTGGATGTGTTCTTGTCTTCAAATATGTGTGCTTTTGTGCTCCTTCCATCAATCCAATTATCTGCATTCctactattatttaattttagcttGCTAGTAATAGGAAATTGTGAGATTCTTAGACCTTTGGAACTCCATGTGGCATATTgcggtaaaagtaccatagaggCCTCTGTACTAGGAGTCGAATTacattttgccccctctactaaaaaatgggcaaattagtctctGTATGTTAGATCCAAGAGCAAATtggtttttttgttaaaattttcatccaatttTGCTATTAAAAACTGGTCCCTGTATGTCAGCATGAGGTACATAGGGAACACCATATGTCTAGGGGTGAgtgttcgatcgaatcgaatcaagtgAAAAAAGTTCGAGTTAGTCGAGCTgacgaatcttattttatcaatcaaactcaatttgaaaatttttcgaaTTGAGTCGAGTTATACGAAATTCGAGtcaaatcgaatatatttgttctagttaaattaaaaaaataaatcaattcaaaaataattataaaagttttgtttttaaaaataatcataatcaaGTGTACATGATATGCTCAATAAAGACATAGATGAAAGAATTAAAGATTCCCTTCTTTGAATAAagacattttatgcaattatgACTCTTTGAGCTCTGAAGTgccattttctattttcaatgcTAGATTCAACTTGTCTTATGATGGtgaaattttttacttaatgGTACTTTGCCTCCCCCTCAAAGATAGTATTCCTCTAACATCAGATATAGGATATTTATTgtcatataatttttattctcaaaaGACATGTTTTAATAGTCTTGGTAATGGAAGTGAGGTTCCATAACCTAGACACAGATACGATTCTTTGAGTTAATGAGAAGTTATTTGTAGTTCATTAAATTGCAGAGCCACAGGGTCCAAAGTTAGCTCTAACAGCCAACTTCATCTTTGTGGCCCGTGACTGGGAAAGCTGCTCCAGTTAACCAGTTTTCACCAGAAACTTTAAACCATAAAGTTTTAATTctcttatatatttctatatataagTTTAGAAACTAAAGATGCCATTTTAACTCAAGTTTAATTGTTGTCTTATTTGGGGTACGGATTCAGTTATACGAAACACAGGATGAagttaaaaaactttaaaacgtTAAGTTTTATAGCAAAACAACGTCGGGGGTGGGGGTGGTTACAGAAAttgaaattaaccctaaatcCAAAGCGACATCGTTTTGATAATTCGGTTTTAGTTATTCGAGTTGTAAAAATTCAACTTGATTCGAACTCAAAAAACCGACATGCTTATTCGAATTGACGTGAAAAACCGAGCAACTTGATTCAAAtaacttgaaatttgaattttgtattcTGTTTTTTCGAGTCGTTTCGAGTTTTGCTCACATCACTAGCTAGTTATTCTATGAGCcataccaatttttaacaataagatggattaaatttttaacaagaaTAACCACTTTGTTCTTTAATCTGAtgtacatggactaatttgcccattttttttagtagagggagcaaaatgcaatttgacccCTAACACAGGGGattccatgatacttttaccagcATATTTCCAAGGCAATACATCAATTTTGAGTGTACATTTATTTAACTATATGATCAAGAATGATCTCAAATATTATGCTGTAGCTGATTAATGGCTATTGTAGAGGCTTGATTTGCTATATAGGTGATTTGATATCAATTAGTTCTATTGTTAATTACTTGATATTTGATTTCAGACATGGctagttagctagattaagtctATGTTTAACTGTGTGGGGTACCTACTAGATTAATATGTATCAATTAGTTCTATTGTCGATTACTTGATCTTTTATTTCGCACATGATTAGCAAAATCAAGTCTATGTTTAACTGTGAGGATTTCCTACTAGATTAATatgttgtatttatatatttcaggTGGGTCCCGATTAAAGGTAATGATTGGTATTGGATTCGCCATCATATAAAAGTTGGTATGCATGTTATTGTTGAAATTCTGGTGAGTATTTTCTGCCTCTTCCATTTTCTTCTAATAAACTTCCTATTCAAATTAATGAAGAATCTAGTAATTTTATGTCACTTAACTACATTTTACCCTTTCTGCAGGCCAAACGAGATCCTTACCGGTTCAGGTTTCCTATTGAAATGCGTTTTGTTCATCCTAATATAGACCATCTGATGTATGTAATTCTGGACATTGGTAGTTCTTTCTTCTATTATATGGTCCATGTGATGTAAAATGGAAGCCACCTGCCATCTAATATCACTAGGAGTTCATAGTGTTGCTTAAGTTTATTACTTTCCAATTTTCCTCTTTGTTTTCTGATTTGCGTCCTTACTTCCAGATTTAATAGATTTGACTTTCCACCTATATTTCATCGCGATGAGGATGCTAATCCAGATGAGTTACGGGTATGTGCCTTGTTGCATCATATctgtttcaattatttttttctgtatTTGAATCAAACTCATTGAGAGGTAAAAGGACCACAAACCCCCCTCTGTACTATATGTGGATTGCATTTTAGCCCTTCTACTgaaaaaatggctaaatttgttattttaccTTATATGTAAACACCAAAACAAACATTTCACGGTGCAATTTTAACAGAGGGGCTGTTTTGCTCACTCATCTAACGtaagggactaatttgcccatttttcaGTTGAAGGGCTACAATGCAATCCAGGATATAGTACAAGAGGTTTTCTGATACTTTTACCCTCATTGAGACCATCTTTTATGGTGTCGATATGGGAGAAATTCTGGGTTCTCCTCAACTTTAGAATTGTTATCTTGATTTGTTTGGTTTTTCAAACATACATTTTACAACTTCATATTCACTCTCTAATGATGGTTTTGCCCATCTAATTTGTTTGTATGGATGGTGGGGAAAAGACCTTCTATACCACCATTTCAAAGCTGTTGTTCtagttattcaattaaaatgacTTCAAAAGATAATGCAACTGAGCTATTTAGTATCCCCGTGTGATTTTGTTTCGAGATTATTCTATTCATTTTCTGGAATATCAAATTTGTACCCTGATTATACTTCAATCTCATTTCATTCCTTCTGCAGCGGGATTGTGGGAGACCTCCTCTTCCTAGAAAAGATCCAGGCACTAAACCCGAAGTGGAGCCCCTGTTGTCAAATCACCCTTATGTTGACAAGGTAATCCGACAGTAATGTCTTCATTGATAATTTGTAGTTTGCTTGGTAATAGTTTGTTCATGCATGTGCATGAATGCATGCCATGTCTATGGACATTGCGAGAGCTGATGAACCTTCTAatgataacattttaaataccCATGTTAACAATTGAATGTTATTATCACCCACCTGAACGCTCAAAAAGAACAAATGATCATTCTTGTTACAAGACCTGTTTTTGTCTGTCATGCAGTTGTGGCAGATCCATGTTGCTGAGCAAATGATTTTGGATGATTTGGAGGCAAATCCGGAGAAATACAAAGGTAAAAAGCTATCGGAATTAACTGATGACGATGACTATGATGAAGAAAACAATGTTCAATATACCAAAGTTCGGTACAAGAAAGGTCTTTTACCAAAAATGATTGTGGTGAGCTTTTCTTTAATTGAATTTCGATATGGACCAAATTTCTGCTTATATCTATCTGCTAATATGGTCATATTTCTTGATAGAAAACTAGTGTTAAAGAACTCGATTTGGAAGCTGCCTTAGCAGAGCGTGAGGTAATTATTTCTTCGTTTTCTGCTTCCTCTATTCTTGACGTTTTTCTAGTTTTTGCTTTAATATTCGAGAGAAATTTCTTTTTCACCTTAACAATGTTACtcgatttctt
This region includes:
- the LOC105786487 gene encoding protein PLASTID TRANSCRIPTIONALLY ACTIVE 10, which gives rise to MQILQTPIFFSFSKPLNPSSPKPSSFNLPNPRSFPFFFKTHFPKLPFTPKSFSSDEFPVDETFLENFGPKDKETEDEARRRNWIERGWAPWEEILTPEADFARKSLNEGEEVPLQTPEAIEAFKMLKPSYRLKKMKEMGISEDEWYRKQFEIKGDIPDPLETLWTGPLALRLVPPRDWPPRGWEVDREELEFIREAHKLEAVRVDLEKVEKEVITGEADMELDRYKVFLKQYKEWVDANKDRLEEESYKYDQDYYPGRRKRGKDYKEEMLELPFYYPGQICEGKVTTLHLYQGAFVDIGGVHEGWVPIKGNDWYWIRHHIKVGMHVIVEILAKRDPYRFRFPIEMRFVHPNIDHLIFNRFDFPPIFHRDEDANPDELRRDCGRPPLPRKDPGTKPEVEPLLSNHPYVDKLWQIHVAEQMILDDLEANPEKYKGKKLSELTDDDDYDEENNVQYTKVRYKKGLLPKMIVKTSVKELDLEAALAEREHHNKLRREAKERGEKYKISQFRRNIEMDEYDYIHWRRSFEEREALIRDISCRQALGLPLEEPGRYKDASFFGKDQYDPSNPLYRYDYWGEPKNSEKSKQERMTDAHNKSIVGKGTVWYEMSYEDAIKQKMQRETNSKGTMQMEADEDEKIDQVSDSDYDSDDDFDFSILSDSSFEFPNQPLVNGTESSSISDEGMFEN